One window from the genome of Choloepus didactylus isolate mChoDid1 chromosome 2, mChoDid1.pri, whole genome shotgun sequence encodes:
- the LOC119513132 gene encoding olfactory receptor 5V1-like has translation MMAFEMNNQTDVTEFIFLGFSNHPKLQGLFFLIFLVIYLTTFLGNILIITATRVSPALHTPMYYFLSNLSFLDICYTSTTVPVMLVNFFRERKTISYEGCLSQIFFLVTCAGTEGVLLAAMAYDRYVAICHPLQYPVLMSVKVCVCLVTGSWLCGLINSMTHTVLTATLTLCGPNQISHFLCDIPLLLKLSCSDTSVNESVLHVASATIGLSPCLFTAVSYILIISTILKISSAQGRSKAFSTCASHLAVVIVFFGMANFNYDQPHEGYSLDMDILVSVLFCVMTPVLNPIIYSLRNKEVKGSLRKLIADQRF, from the coding sequence ATGATGGCCTTTGAAATGAACAATCAAACAGATGTCACTGAATTCATCTTCTTGGGATTTTCCAACCACCCCAAGCTACAGGGGTTGTTTTTCCTGATCTTCCTGGTCATTTACCTGACAACCTTCCTGGGGAACATCCTCATAATAACGGCCACCAGGGTCAGCCCTGCCCTTCACACTCCAATGTATTATTTCCTCAGCAACCTGAGCTTCCTGGACATCTGCTACACATCCACCACCGTCCCAGTCATGCTGGTAAACTTCTTCCGAGAGAGGAAGACCATCTCATACGAGGGCTGCCTCTCCCAGATCTTCTTCCTTGTGACCTGTGCTGGCACTGAGGGTGTCTTGTTGGCTGCTATGGCTTATGACCGCTATGTAGCCATTTGCCACCCTCTTCAATATCCAGTCCTCATGAGCGTGAAGgtctgtgtgtgtttggtgaCTGGGTCCTGGCTGTGCGGGCTGATAAATTCCATGACACACACAGTGCTGACAGCCACCCTCACCCTGTGTGGGCCCAACCAGATTAGCCACTTCCTCTGTGACATCCCACTGCTCCTGAAGCTCTCCTGCTCAGACACCTCTGTCAATGAGTCTGTGCTCCACGTGGCCAGTGCCACCATCGGCCTGAGTCCCTGCCTGTTTACCGCAGTGTCCTACATACTCATCATCTCCACCATCCTTAAGATTTCCTCTGCTCAAGGCAGGAGCAAAGCCTTCTCTACCTGTGCCTCCCACCTCGCAGTGGTGATCGTCTTCTTTGGAATGGCCAACTTCAACTATGACCAGCCCCATGAAGGCTACTCACTGGACATGGACATCCTGGTCTCTGTACTCTTTTGTGTTATGACCCCTGTGTTGAACCCCATTATCTACAGCCTGAGAAACAAGGAAGTCAAGGGATCCCTGAGGAAGTTGATTGCTGACCAGAGGTTCTAG